The stretch of DNA GGGCGCGCATGTGGCGACCCTGCCGCCTTCGGTATTGCGGCAGCTGTTCCAGCATCCGCTGACCGATAAGGGGCTGGCGGCCTTCCTCGCCGACTGGGAAAAGACCGGTCAGGCCATCCTGTCGGAGGATGCGCCGGCCGAGAAAGCCGGCTAGGGCGGTAACCGGGGGCCGGGGCGGTGAGCAAGGCGGAAGTTTCCAGAGCACCGGCGCCAGCGGCCCTCTCGGCCGACCGGGTCGCGGACTGGCTGTGCCGCCATCCGGACTTCCTGACCGACCGGCCGGAACTGGCCGCCATCCTGACCCCGCCTCCGGTGGCCGGCGCCGGCGAGAAGGACGGCCCGATCGATTTCGGCCGGTACCTGGTGCAGCGCCTGCAGCGCGATCTGGCTGCGGCGCGCCGGGGAGAGGCGGCGGCGGTTGACGGCGCGCGCCGGCTGGTCCGGCAGCAGGCGCGGGTTCACGAAGCCTGCTTCGCGCTGATCGACGCCCGCAACTTCGAACAGTTCGTCGAGGCGATCACCCACGACGTCGTCCGCACCCTGCGGATCGACGCGGTCGGCCTGTGCATCGAGGCCGGCGACGGGCAGCCGAACGGCCGAACGCGCAGCGGCGTCAACCTGCTGCCCTGCGGGGCGGTGAATGCGTTGCTGGGCGGCCCCGACATCGCCGAACGATGCCGCGACACCGTCCGGGCCGAGCGCCTGCTGTATGGCGGGGCAGCCTCGCTGGTGCGGTCCGACCTGCTGATCCGCCTGAGCATCGGCCGCGGCGCGCCGGCCGGCCTGCTTGCCCTGGGCAGCCGCGATCCGGACGCCTTCGT from Rhodospirillaceae bacterium encodes:
- a CDS encoding DUF484 family protein, whose amino-acid sequence is MSKAEVSRAPAPAALSADRVADWLCRHPDFLTDRPELAAILTPPPVAGAGEKDGPIDFGRYLVQRLQRDLAAARRGEAAAVDGARRLVRQQARVHEACFALIDARNFEQFVEAITHDVVRTLRIDAVGLCIEAGDGQPNGRTRSGVNLLPCGAVNALLGGPDIAERCRDTVRAERLLYGGAASLVRSDLLIRLSIGRGAPAGLLALGSRDPDAFVERSGRQPYLFLARVIESTARAWLDLPG